A genomic stretch from Burkholderiales bacterium includes:
- a CDS encoding catalase, translated as MLTNKILTTATGAPVPDNQNSITAGPRGPVLMQDHHLLDKVSLTIAMAIAVD; from the coding sequence ATCTTGACGAACAAAATTTTGACGACGGCGACCGGCGCGCCGGTCCCGGATAATCAGAATTCGATCACCGCCGGACCGCGCGGCCCGGTACTGATGCAGGACCACCATTTGCTGGACAAAGTTTCATTGACCATTGCGATGGCGATAGCCGTAGACTGA